A DNA window from Castanea sativa cultivar Marrone di Chiusa Pesio chromosome 7, ASM4071231v1 contains the following coding sequences:
- the LOC142644602 gene encoding AAA-ATPase At2g18193-like — MDGLWSSCGDQRIIVFTANHKDRLDPAILRPGRMDVHVHMSYCTMDGFKILASNYLNIEADHQLYREIEGLLENVEVTPAEIAEELLKSGGTDVVLGGLVKFFEQKTLQKAKVAELKELLKSDDNTDVDVEGFVKFLKQEKHKNANAAEAEQLLKIDHTYVDVDVDGEGLVKLFKQKKLEDAKAAEAAQVNIQKNHKNHN, encoded by the coding sequence ATGGATGGATTATGGTCGAGCTGTGGAGATCAACGAATTATTGTGTTCACCGCCAATCATAAGGACCGGCTTGATCCTGCTATATTGCGCCCAGGCCGCATGGATGTGCACGTGCACATGTCATATTGCACCATGGATGGGTTCAAGATTTTGGCTTCTAATTATCTTAATATCGAGGCTGACCACCAACTCTATAGAGAGATTGAAGGATTGTTGGAGAATGTAGAGGTTACCCCAGCTGAAATTGCAGAGGAACTTTTAAAGAGTGGTGGTACTGATGTTGTTCTCGGAGGACTTGTCAAATTTTTCGAGCAAAAGACACTTCAGAAAGCAAAGGTTGCAGAGTTGAAGGAACTTCTGAAGAGTGATGATAATACAGATGTTGATGTTGAAGGATTTGTGAAATTTCTCAAGCAGGAAAAACATAAGAATGCAAACGCTGCAGAGGCAGAGCAACTTTTGAAGATTGATCATActtatgttgatgttgatgtcGATGGTGAAGGACTTGTTAAacttttcaagcaaaaaaaacttgaggatGCAAAGGCTGCTGAGGCAGCGCAAGTAAATATCCAAAAGAATCATAAGAATCATAACTGA
- the LOC142644010 gene encoding AAA-ATPase At2g18193-like — MEMLKPLAPFFTAAVVIVLSAFVKERIPYAVSNYLVSTFKMWLARFCTPHITVVIEEKGELKSNQIYEAAQAHLHTLISDSTKPKRFKVSKEDRQTESVIDIMKDVEVIDYFREIKLKWKLRTEKGEFHYSATKRYFELSFDKGYEMDVLGSYLEDIVDRYERIQKEEKVVKIYTCKEKLRSRQYYEQDRDRNVNWSYVNLEHSATFEKLAMNPEQKEMLKDDLDRFLGGKDLYKKVSKSWKRGYLLYGPPGTGKTSLIAAMANYLKFNIYD; from the coding sequence ATGGAGATGCTTAAACCATTGGCACCATTTTTCACTGCCGCTGTTGTGATTGTACTAAGTGCCTTTGTAAAAGAACGCATACCTTACGCAGTCAGCAATTATCTCGTCTCCACCTTTAAAATGTGGCTCGCTAGATTCTGTACGCCTCACATCACTGTAGTCATTGAAGAGAAAGGTGAACTCAAAAGCAACCAAATCTATGAAGCTGCCCAAGCCCACCTACATACCCTGATTTCtgattcaacaaaaccaaaacgtTTCAAGGTAAGCAAAGAAGATAGGCAAACGGAATCAGTCATTGATATCATGAAGGATGTAGAGGTTATTGACTACTTTAGAGAAATTAAACTCAAATGGAAGTTACGTACAGAAAAAGGAGAGTTTCATTACAGTGCTACTAAGAGATATTTTGAGCTTTCCTTTGACAAGGGATACGAAATGGATGTGCTAGGCTCTTATTTAGAAGATATAGTAGACCGTTATGAGAGaattcaaaaagaagaaaaggtggTAAAGATTTATACCTGCAAAGAAAAACTTCGTAGTCGTCAATATTATGAACAAGATCGTGATCGCAATGTAAATTGGAGTTATGTTAATCTTGAACATTCAGCTACGTTTGAGAAGTTGGCAATGAACCCAGAGCAGAAGGAGATGCTCAAGGATGATTTGGACAGGTTTCTTGGAGGGAAGGATTTATATAAGAAAGTTAGCAAGTCATGGAAGCGAGGGTATTTGCTTTATGGCCCACCGGGTACTGGTAAAACAAGCTTGATTGCTGCCATGGCTAATTACCTCAAGTTTAACATCTATGATTAG